A stretch of Megalobrama amblycephala isolate DHTTF-2021 linkage group LG14, ASM1881202v1, whole genome shotgun sequence DNA encodes these proteins:
- the LOC125245329 gene encoding uncharacterized protein LOC125245329, producing MVYYWAANLQKVNCGYNFPLTDWCKAEAYSCTSISLPALLTMKLPFSPVQYTSNPVVSSTLKIWSQFRQTYKLKDFSMLSPLSNNPLFPAGQMDHTYVQWQSTGLAKCSDFYIDNIFSSFNDLRQKFQLTQSDLFRYFQVRHFIQSQSSTFPNLPPTSLMDKILQNPVTPQGQISALYNMILLARNNPIEKIKEKWTKDIGSVIIDEIWDDALKRVNGSTSFTRLSLIQFKVLHCIYYTKSKLSKIYSNVEDSCDRCKSDKADIIHMFWSCQKLNNYWALVFKLKASFIVLNTTPCVENAIFGVPEHGIHLTNNMKNVFAFASLFSRRRILLEWKSKNPLKISMWICDFILFLKLEKIKYLKKGSIQKFYKIWKPMIAYFEKMKTLPSN from the coding sequence atggtatattactgGGCAGCAAATCTTCAAAAAGTCAATTGTGGGTATAATTTCCCATTGACAGATTGGTGTAAGGCAGAAGCATACTCTTGTACTTCTATATCACTTCCTGCCTTACTAACAATGAAATTACCCTTTTCCCCTGTTCAGTATACCTCAAACCCAGTTGTAAGTTCAACGTTAAAAATATGGTCTCAATTTAGACAGACATACAAACTTAAGGATTTCTCCATGTTAAGCCCTCTCAGTAACAACCCTCTATTCCCCGCTGGTCAAATGGACCACACATATGTGCAATGGCAGAGTACTGGGTTAGCTaaatgtagtgatttttacatAGATAACATTTTCTCTAGTTTTAATGACCTTCGACAGAAATTTCAGTTGACACAGTCTGATCTGTTCCGATATTTCCAAGTCCGACATTTTATTCAATCTCAAAGCTCCACCTTTCCTAACTTACCCCCTACCTCACTGATGGATAAAATTTTACAGAATCCTGTGACCCCCCAAGGTCAAATTTCTGCTTTATACAATATGATTCTGCTTGCAAGAAATAATCCAAttgaaaaaattaaagaaaagtGGACCAAAGATATAGGCTCTGTAATAATTGATGAAATATGGGATGATGCTCTAAAAAGAGTAAATGGATCCACTTCCTTTACACGTCTTAGTTTAATACAATTCAAGGTCCTTCACTGCATATATTACACTAAATCTAAACTgtcaaaaatatattcaaatgttGAAGATAGTTGTGATCGATGCAAAAGTGATAAAGCTGACATTATTCATATGTTTTGGTCCTGCCAAAAGCTGAATAACTATTGGGCACTTGTCTTCAAGTTAAAGGcttcatttattgttttaaatacaaCACCCTGTGTTGAAAATGCTATTTTCGGTGTACCAGAACATGGAATACATTTAACTAACaatatgaaaaatgtttttgcttttgCTTCATTATTTTCAAGAAGGAGAATATTGTTAGAATGGAAGTCAAAAAACCCACTGAAGATTTCAATGTGgatttgtgattttattttatttttaaaactagaaaaaataaaatatctcaaaaAAGGATCCATTCaaaaattttataaaatctgGAAACCTATGATTGCATATTTTGAAAAGATGAAGACCCTACCTTCTAACTAG
- the LOC125245319 gene encoding gastrula zinc finger protein XlCGF57.1-like isoform X1: MAFIKQESEEMKIEEVFSLKQEDIEKQTDLMVLKEEGQELNEMEEKDHDEKHDFMTGKKSAQFEKISQKRAKKTGNKKIFTCQQCGRSFDSSGNLKVHMRLHTGEKPHTCNQCGKSFHQKGTLNVHMRIHTGEKPYTCQQCGKSFAQKGKIKIHMRIHTGESSLTCQQCGKYFSEKENLRTHMRIHADSLTCKQCGKTFARTGNLKTHMRIHNAHNSFTCQQCGKGFTQKGNLKAHMRIHTGEKPFTCQQCGKSFSDKGNLNKHMRIHTGEKPFTCKLFGKSFSQELILRYHMNAHTGKKPFLCNQCGKSFINKVELETHMRVHTGEKPFICGQCTKSFRGQMNLNRHVMRMHTRENCFKCHQCGKRIRGINRFNDHLKTHSGKKSFMCQHCGKYFINEGKLKTHLRFRNGKRPLGCVKRAKSFARKRDMKRHLQIPSGGKKLKCDQCKKKFPSPLHLKIHLRSHTDFRPYSCSSCGKSFKWLYNLKWHQKIRICVKYRLRSRRR; this comes from the exons atggcgtttattaaaCAGGAGAGTGAAGAAATGAAGATTGAAGAAGTATTCAGTTTGAAACAAGAAGATATTGAgaaacaaacag ACCTGATGGTGCTGAAAGAGGAGGGTCAAGAGCTAAATGAAATGGAAGAGAAAGATCATGATGAAAAACATGATTTCATGACTGGAAAAAAGTCTGCACAGTTTGAAAAGATCTCTCAAAAAAGAGCTAAAAAGACAGGAAATAAAAAGATATTCACCTGTCAACAATGTGGAAGGAGTTTTGATTCGAGtggaaaccttaaagtccacatgagacttcacactggagagaagcctcaCACCTGCAaccagtgtggaaagagtttccatCAAAAAGGAACCCTTAATGTtcacatgaggattcacactggagagaagccttacacctgtcaacaatgtggaaaaagttttgctcaaaaaggaaaaattaaaatccacatgagaattcacactggagagagctctcttacctgccaacagtgtggaaagtaTTTCAGTGAAAAGGAAAACCTTCGaacccacatgagaattcacgcAGACTCTCTCACCTgcaaacagtgtggaaagacttTCGCTCGAACAGGAAACCTTAAaacccacatgagaattcacaatgCACATAActctttcacctgccaacagtgtggaaagggtttcactcaaaaaggaaaccttaaagcccacatgagaattcacactggagaaaagcctttcacctgccaacaatgtggaaagagtttcagtgatAAGGGAAATCTTAACAAgcacatgaggattcacactggagagaaaccttttaCTTGCAAACTCTTCGGGAAGAGCTTCTCACAGGAGCTTATCCTTAGGTATCACATGAACGCTCACACTGGAAAAAAGCCGTTCTTATGtaatcagtgtggaaagagtttcataaATAAAGTGGAGCTTGAGacccacatgagagttcacactggagagaagccgttcataTGTGGTCAGTGTACAAAAAGTTTCAGAGGTCAAATGAACCTTAATAGGCACGTGATGAGGATGCACACAAGagagaactgttttaaatgtcatcAGTGCGGAAAAAGAATCAGAGGCATTAATCGTTTTAATGATCATTTAAAAACTCACTCTGGAAAGAAGTCTTTCATGTGCCAACACTGTGGAAAGTATTTCATAAATGAAGGAAAGCTTAAAACTCACTTGAGATTTCGCAATGGAAAAAGGCCTTTGGGATGTGTTAAGCGTGCGAAAAGTTTCGCACGTAAGAGAGACATGAAACGACATTTGCAAATTCCCTCTGGAGGAAAGAAATTGAAATGTGATCAGTGTAAGAAAAAATTTCCTTCGCCATTACACTTAAAGATACACCTGAGAAGTCACACAGATTTCAGACCGTATTCATGTTCAtcatgtggaaagagtttcaaatggctctacaatttaaaatggcaCCAGAAAATACGTATTTGTGTGAAATACCGGCTGCGTTCACGCCGCAGATGA
- the LOC125245319 gene encoding gastrula zinc finger protein XlCGF57.1-like isoform X2, translating to MVLKEEGQELNEMEEKDHDEKHDFMTGKKSAQFEKISQKRAKKTGNKKIFTCQQCGRSFDSSGNLKVHMRLHTGEKPHTCNQCGKSFHQKGTLNVHMRIHTGEKPYTCQQCGKSFAQKGKIKIHMRIHTGESSLTCQQCGKYFSEKENLRTHMRIHADSLTCKQCGKTFARTGNLKTHMRIHNAHNSFTCQQCGKGFTQKGNLKAHMRIHTGEKPFTCQQCGKSFSDKGNLNKHMRIHTGEKPFTCKLFGKSFSQELILRYHMNAHTGKKPFLCNQCGKSFINKVELETHMRVHTGEKPFICGQCTKSFRGQMNLNRHVMRMHTRENCFKCHQCGKRIRGINRFNDHLKTHSGKKSFMCQHCGKYFINEGKLKTHLRFRNGKRPLGCVKRAKSFARKRDMKRHLQIPSGGKKLKCDQCKKKFPSPLHLKIHLRSHTDFRPYSCSSCGKSFKWLYNLKWHQKIRICVKYRLRSRRR from the coding sequence ATGGTGCTGAAAGAGGAGGGTCAAGAGCTAAATGAAATGGAAGAGAAAGATCATGATGAAAAACATGATTTCATGACTGGAAAAAAGTCTGCACAGTTTGAAAAGATCTCTCAAAAAAGAGCTAAAAAGACAGGAAATAAAAAGATATTCACCTGTCAACAATGTGGAAGGAGTTTTGATTCGAGtggaaaccttaaagtccacatgagacttcacactggagagaagcctcaCACCTGCAaccagtgtggaaagagtttccatCAAAAAGGAACCCTTAATGTtcacatgaggattcacactggagagaagccttacacctgtcaacaatgtggaaaaagttttgctcaaaaaggaaaaattaaaatccacatgagaattcacactggagagagctctcttacctgccaacagtgtggaaagtaTTTCAGTGAAAAGGAAAACCTTCGaacccacatgagaattcacgcAGACTCTCTCACCTgcaaacagtgtggaaagacttTCGCTCGAACAGGAAACCTTAAaacccacatgagaattcacaatgCACATAActctttcacctgccaacagtgtggaaagggtttcactcaaaaaggaaaccttaaagcccacatgagaattcacactggagaaaagcctttcacctgccaacaatgtggaaagagtttcagtgatAAGGGAAATCTTAACAAgcacatgaggattcacactggagagaaaccttttaCTTGCAAACTCTTCGGGAAGAGCTTCTCACAGGAGCTTATCCTTAGGTATCACATGAACGCTCACACTGGAAAAAAGCCGTTCTTATGtaatcagtgtggaaagagtttcataaATAAAGTGGAGCTTGAGacccacatgagagttcacactggagagaagccgttcataTGTGGTCAGTGTACAAAAAGTTTCAGAGGTCAAATGAACCTTAATAGGCACGTGATGAGGATGCACACAAGagagaactgttttaaatgtcatcAGTGCGGAAAAAGAATCAGAGGCATTAATCGTTTTAATGATCATTTAAAAACTCACTCTGGAAAGAAGTCTTTCATGTGCCAACACTGTGGAAAGTATTTCATAAATGAAGGAAAGCTTAAAACTCACTTGAGATTTCGCAATGGAAAAAGGCCTTTGGGATGTGTTAAGCGTGCGAAAAGTTTCGCACGTAAGAGAGACATGAAACGACATTTGCAAATTCCCTCTGGAGGAAAGAAATTGAAATGTGATCAGTGTAAGAAAAAATTTCCTTCGCCATTACACTTAAAGATACACCTGAGAAGTCACACAGATTTCAGACCGTATTCATGTTCAtcatgtggaaagagtttcaaatggctctacaatttaaaatggcaCCAGAAAATACGTATTTGTGTGAAATACCGGCTGCGTTCACGCCGCAGATGA
- the LOC125245321 gene encoding zinc finger protein OZF-like produces MALIKEESEEMKIEEVFSLKPDDTEKQIDQMALKEEGQELNEMEEKDHDETQSTQIEKTSQQGAKKTGNKRKFTCQQCGKSFDQRGNLTVHMRLHTGEKPHTCNQCGKSFNEKGNLKKHMRIHTGEKPYTCQLCGKSFAQNGKVKIHMRIHTGESSLTCQLCGKYFSEKENLRTHMRIHADSLTCKQCGKTFTQTGNLKVHMRIHNAHNSFTCQQCGKGFTQKGGLKTHMRIHTGEKPFTCQHCGKSFGEKGNLSKHMRIHTGEKPFTCKLCGKSFSQELILRYHMNAHTGKKPFVCSQCGKSFIHKVELETHMRVHTGEKPFKCDQCKKSFRGQINLNRHVMRMHTRENCFKCRQCGKRIRGIHRFNDHLKTHSGKKSFMCQHCGKYFINEGKLKTHLRFRNGKRPLGCVKREKSFTQKRNMKRHLQIHSGGKKLKCDQCKKKFPSPLHLKIHLRSHTDFKPYSCSSCGKCFKWLYSLKWHKKIRICVKYHLRSRRR; encoded by the exons ATGGCGTTGATTAAAGAAGAGAGTGAAGAAATGAAGATTGAAGAAGTATTCAGTTTGAAACCAGACGATACTGAGAAACAAAtag ACCAGATGGCGCTGAAAGAGGAGGGTCAAGAGCTGAATGAAATGGAAGAGAAAGATCATGATGAAACACAGTCTACACAGATTGAAAAGACCTCACAACAAGGAGCTAAAAAGACAGGAAATAAAAGGAAATTTACCTgtcaacaatgtggaaagagttttgatCAGCGTGGAAATCTTACAGTCCACATGAgacttcacactggagagaagcctcaTACCTGCAaccagtgtggaaagagtttcaatgaaaaaggaaaccttaaaaagcacatgaggattcacactggagagaagccttacacctgtcaaCTATGTGGGAAAAGTTTTGCTCAAAATGGAAAAGTTaaaatccacatgagaattcacactggagagagctcTCTTACCTGCCAACTGTGTGGAAAGTATTTCAGTGAAAAGGAAAACCTTCGaacccacatgagaattcacgcAGACTCTCTCACCTgcaaacagtgtggaaagacttTCACTCAAACaggaaaccttaaagtccacatgagaattcacaatgCACATAActctttcacctgccaacagtgtggaaagggTTTCACTCAAAAAGGAGGTCTTAAaacccacatgagaattcacactggagaaaagcctttcacctgccaacactgtggaaagagtttcggTGAAAAGGGAAACCTTTCAAAgcacatgaggattcacactggagagaaaccttttaCTTGCAAACTCTGCGGGAAGAGCTTCTCACAGGAGCTTATCCTTAGGTATCACATGAACGCTCACACTGGAAAAAAGCCATTCGTATGTagtcagtgtggaaagagtttcatacATAAAGTGGAGCTTGAGacccacatgagagttcacactggagagaagccgttcaaaTGTGATCAGTGTAAAAAAAGTTTCAGAGGTCAAATAAACCTTAATAGGCATGTGATGAGGATGCACACAAGagagaactgttttaaatgtcgtCAGTGCGGAAAAAGAATCAGAGGCATTCATCGTTTTAATGATCATTTAAAAACTCACTCTGGAAAGAAGTCTTTCATGTGCCAACACTGTGGAAAGTATTTTATAAATGAAGGAAAGCTTAAAACTCACTTGAGATTTCGCAATGGAAAAAGGCCTTTGGGATGTGTTAAGCGTGAGAAAAGTTTCACACAAAAGAGAAACATGAAACGACATTTGCAAATTCACTCTGGAGGAAAAAAGTTGAAGTGTGATCAGTGTAAGAAAAAATTTCCTTCACCATTACACTTAAAGATACACCTGAGAAGTCACACAGATTTTAAACCCTATTCGTGTTCATCATGTGGAAAATGTTTCAAATGGCTCTATAGTTTAAAATGGCACAAGAAAATACGTATTTGTGTGAAATACCATCTGCGTTCACGCCGCAGATGA